A window from Mycolicibacterium tokaiense encodes these proteins:
- a CDS encoding phosphoribosyl-ATP diphosphatase, with translation MKESQAVKTFEELFAELGERARTRPAGSGTVAALDAGVHTIGKKILEEAGEVWLAAEHESDDALAEELSQLLYWAQVLMVKRGLSLDDVYGKL, from the coding sequence GTGAAAGAATCGCAGGCCGTGAAGACCTTCGAGGAACTGTTCGCCGAACTCGGTGAACGCGCGCGCACCAGGCCCGCAGGCAGTGGCACCGTCGCAGCCCTGGACGCCGGCGTACACACCATCGGCAAGAAGATCCTCGAAGAGGCCGGTGAGGTGTGGCTGGCCGCCGAACACGAGTCCGACGATGCGCTGGCCGAGGAACTCAGCCAGCTGCTCTACTGGGCCCAGGTGCTGATGGTCAAGCGCGGGCTGAGCCTCGACGACGTGTACGGAAAGCTGTGA